A window of Chitinophaga sp. MM2321 contains these coding sequences:
- a CDS encoding carboxylate-amine ligase, with protein sequence MFRAFTLGIEEEYMVMDPRTRELRSHEQKIVEQAHKVINDQVKAEFHQAVVEVGTQICANIHEARKDVAFLRRTIAQIAGDLGFSIGASGTHPFSKWEKQLITDHPRYFEIVNEMQDAARSNLIFGLHVHVGMENREMALHIANSVRYFLPHIFALSTNSPFWEGRNTGFKSFRTKVFDKFPRTGIPDYFASIEEYDNYIKLLVKTNCIDNAKKVWWDLRVHPFFNTVEFRICDVPMSLDDTITIAGLFQAVCAKIYKLRMQNLNFIIYNRALVNENKWRASRYGIDGNLIDFGKEMEVNTRALIYELLDFVDDVVDDLGSREVIQSTTNILEKGTGADRQLKKFEETNDLVAVTDFIQGQFLKGCDQD encoded by the coding sequence ATGTTCAGGGCGTTTACGCTGGGTATAGAAGAAGAATACATGGTGATGGACCCCCGCACCCGGGAGCTACGGTCACACGAACAAAAGATCGTAGAACAGGCGCATAAAGTGATCAACGACCAGGTGAAAGCAGAATTTCATCAGGCCGTAGTGGAAGTGGGTACACAGATCTGTGCCAACATACATGAAGCCCGGAAAGATGTGGCCTTCTTACGCCGTACCATCGCACAAATAGCCGGCGATCTTGGTTTCAGCATCGGCGCATCGGGTACACACCCCTTCAGCAAGTGGGAAAAGCAACTGATCACCGATCATCCCCGCTATTTCGAAATCGTAAATGAAATGCAGGATGCCGCCCGCTCTAACCTGATTTTCGGACTGCACGTGCATGTAGGCATGGAAAACCGGGAGATGGCACTTCATATAGCCAACTCCGTTAGATACTTCTTACCGCATATTTTTGCGCTCAGTACCAACTCCCCTTTCTGGGAAGGTCGTAACACCGGCTTCAAATCCTTCCGTACCAAGGTTTTTGACAAATTTCCCCGTACCGGCATCCCCGATTATTTTGCCAGCATTGAAGAATATGATAACTACATCAAGCTGCTGGTAAAAACAAATTGTATAGATAATGCCAAAAAAGTATGGTGGGATCTGCGGGTACATCCATTCTTCAACACGGTGGAATTCCGCATTTGCGATGTGCCCATGTCACTCGATGATACGATCACAATCGCGGGTCTTTTCCAGGCGGTATGTGCAAAGATTTACAAGCTGCGCATGCAGAACCTCAACTTCATCATCTACAACCGCGCGCTGGTAAACGAAAACAAATGGCGCGCATCCCGCTATGGTATTGATGGTAACCTCATAGACTTTGGTAAGGAGATGGAAGTGAACACACGGGCACTCATATACGAATTACTCGATTTCGTAGATGATGTGGTGGATGATCTGGGCAGCCGCGAAGTAATCCAGTCCACCACCAATATCCTGGAAAAAGGTACCGGGGCAGACCGGCAACTCAAAAAATTTGAGGAAACCAACGACCTCGTGGCAGTGACGGATTTTATTCAGGGGCAATTTCTAAAGGGCTGTGACCAGGATTGA
- a CDS encoding rhodanese-like domain-containing protein → MQNITVEELKQRIDSGEELHIVDVREPHERAEFNIGGVHIPLGHVQAMQVDELEEWKDEEVIIYCRSGNRSGQACMLLETMGFTNVKNLVGGMLKWQEPSK, encoded by the coding sequence ATGCAAAATATAACAGTAGAAGAACTGAAACAAAGAATAGATAGCGGTGAAGAACTGCATATAGTAGATGTACGGGAGCCACATGAAAGAGCTGAATTCAATATCGGCGGTGTACATATTCCCCTTGGGCATGTACAGGCCATGCAGGTAGATGAGCTGGAAGAGTGGAAAGATGAAGAAGTGATTATATACTGCCGTAGCGGCAACCGCAGTGGTCAGGCTTGCATGCTTCTGGAAACCATGGGCTTTACCAATGTGAAGAACCTGGTAGGTGGAATGCTGAAGTGGCAGGAACCCAGTAAATGA
- a CDS encoding glutamine amidotransferase-related protein, producing MHPIKNNWKVAVLDMYEGVPNEGMRCIREILSQYADMHALDLQFDEFEVRQHQQLPDTSYDIYISTGGPGSPVDSEGSDWERAYFSLVEDLLEWNRTQEQKKPVFFICHSYQIMCRYYQLGNVCRRKSPAFGVFPVHKTAAGMREQVFSALPDPFYIVDSRNWQVIELNYENLQAMGGHVLALEKERPHVPLERATMAIRFNEHFIGTQFHPEADADGMHMYLLQDEKKKQVVDNHGPEKYHSMLQQLTSPDKIMLTHDRFITAFLDYAIYGALSERLAAIKHLVEVPVHNDDENTYF from the coding sequence ATGCATCCAATTAAAAACAACTGGAAGGTGGCAGTGCTGGATATGTATGAAGGCGTACCAAATGAAGGTATGCGTTGTATCCGGGAAATTTTGTCTCAATATGCGGACATGCATGCGCTGGACTTACAATTTGATGAATTTGAGGTGCGGCAACATCAACAATTGCCGGATACTTCTTACGATATTTATATTTCAACGGGCGGCCCAGGCAGCCCGGTAGACAGTGAAGGCAGTGATTGGGAACGCGCTTATTTCTCCCTGGTAGAAGACCTCTTGGAATGGAACCGCACCCAGGAACAGAAAAAACCGGTGTTTTTTATCTGTCACTCCTACCAGATCATGTGTCGCTATTACCAACTCGGCAATGTGTGCAGGCGGAAGTCACCCGCATTTGGCGTTTTCCCCGTACATAAAACAGCGGCAGGTATGCGGGAACAGGTTTTCAGCGCCCTCCCCGATCCGTTTTATATTGTAGACAGCCGCAACTGGCAGGTGATAGAACTGAACTACGAAAACCTGCAAGCCATGGGCGGACACGTACTGGCCCTCGAAAAAGAAAGGCCGCATGTTCCGTTGGAACGCGCTACCATGGCCATCCGGTTTAATGAACACTTCATCGGCACACAATTTCATCCGGAAGCGGATGCCGATGGAATGCACATGTACCTCCTGCAGGACGAAAAGAAAAAACAGGTAGTGGATAACCATGGCCCTGAAAAATACCACAGCATGCTGCAACAACTGACAAGCCCCGATAAGATCATGCTCACCCACGACCGGTTTATTACGGCCTTCCTGGATTATGCTATATACGGGGCGCTGTCTGAAAGACTGGCGGCGATTAAACATTTAGTGGAAGTGCCCGTCCATAATGATGATGAAAACACGTATTTCTAA
- a CDS encoding ferredoxin → MYEGGVEWALADGTTVKGTYTLMDGSVMDADQRNAPISVDAYYIVPNKCTECQGFHEEPQCAAVCPVDCCVPDEMYQETVDDLMEKKARLHI, encoded by the coding sequence ATATATGAAGGCGGTGTAGAATGGGCACTTGCTGATGGAACGACCGTTAAAGGCACCTATACTTTGATGGATGGTTCAGTAATGGACGCCGATCAGCGTAATGCACCTATCAGCGTTGATGCCTACTATATTGTGCCCAACAAATGTACAGAATGCCAGGGATTTCATGAAGAACCACAATGCGCAGCCGTTTGTCCGGTTGATTGCTGTGTACCTGATGAAATGTACCAGGAAACTGTGGATGACCTGATGGAAAAGAAAGCCAGACTGCACATTTAA
- a CDS encoding RidA family protein: MKRTNYASGAIWENKVGYSRAVRVGNVIEISGTVAVDNDKVVAEGNAYEQTKFVLAKIESALISAGANLHDVVRTRMFVTDISRWEEYGRAHGEFFKSIKPATTMVEVSKLIDPRYLVEIEATAICKGENM; encoded by the coding sequence ATGAAACGTACCAATTACGCCTCCGGCGCTATCTGGGAAAATAAAGTCGGCTATTCCCGTGCGGTAAGAGTGGGCAATGTGATTGAAATATCCGGTACTGTGGCCGTAGATAATGATAAGGTAGTAGCAGAAGGTAACGCCTATGAACAAACGAAGTTTGTGCTGGCAAAGATAGAATCAGCCCTCATCAGCGCGGGCGCCAACCTGCACGATGTAGTGCGTACCCGCATGTTTGTAACAGATATTTCCAGATGGGAAGAATATGGGAGAGCACATGGGGAATTTTTCAAAAGCATAAAACCAGCTACCACCATGGTGGAAGTGAGTAAACTGATTGATCCCCGCTACCTGGTGGAAATAGAAGCCACGGCTATTTGCAAGGGGGAAAATATGTAG
- a CDS encoding PASTA domain-containing protein yields the protein MLDFITKRSFGFNLLIVIAFFFLLALLFFSLLGTITKHGQQLTVPDVRGKNVKEAIATLEKMGFEADVRDSIYIDSIPPLAVWVQTPDRGAQVKVGRTIYLTVNKTVAPMVKMPDLEGLTFRSAEMMLKSMRLNVGDTIYRPDFATNTVLQQLLNGKRIKPGTPLPEGSNLTLILSSGTGSIENPVPDFVGLTYAEAREMLSASNLGPGTIIIDPSVSDTLNAYIIKQVPSRKNEIGDFNMVRAGESVDLWLSALKPVKDSVVHQPATQE from the coding sequence GTGCTCGATTTTATTACCAAGCGTTCATTCGGATTTAACCTGTTGATTGTTATTGCCTTCTTTTTTTTACTGGCGTTGTTATTTTTCTCCCTGCTGGGTACTATTACCAAGCACGGTCAACAGCTGACAGTGCCTGATGTGCGTGGGAAAAATGTAAAAGAAGCTATTGCCACACTGGAAAAAATGGGTTTTGAGGCGGATGTGAGAGATTCTATTTATATAGACTCCATTCCTCCGCTGGCGGTATGGGTACAAACACCCGACCGGGGCGCACAGGTAAAGGTGGGCAGAACTATTTACCTCACGGTAAATAAAACGGTAGCTCCTATGGTGAAGATGCCTGACCTGGAAGGACTTACTTTCCGCAGTGCTGAAATGATGCTGAAAAGCATGCGCCTGAATGTAGGAGATACTATCTACCGGCCAGACTTTGCCACCAATACGGTTTTACAGCAATTGCTGAATGGCAAAAGGATTAAGCCGGGCACCCCCTTACCGGAAGGTAGTAACCTGACCCTGATCCTGAGCAGTGGCACCGGCAGCATCGAAAACCCGGTTCCTGATTTCGTAGGACTTACCTATGCGGAAGCAAGGGAAATGTTGAGCGCCAGCAATCTCGGTCCGGGTACCATTATTATAGACCCCAGTGTATCGGATACCCTGAATGCTTATATCATCAAACAGGTACCCTCCCGTAAAAATGAGATTGGTGATTTTAATATGGTACGTGCCGGTGAAAGTGTGGATCTGTGGTTGTCTGCCCTCAAGCCTGTAAAGGATTCAGTGGTACATCAGCCAGCAACGCAGGAATAA
- a CDS encoding D-alanine--D-alanine ligase translates to MKKNIALVAGGYSGEYVISVQSAVTIEKNLDSSKYAVYKIIITKEGWHYTGADGSVQEIDKNDFSLTLAGKKIKFDAVFIGIHGTPGEDGRLQGYFEMLDIPFTSCGMVTSALTFNKSYCNKVVTAFGNVNVSKSVHVFREQSHDTAQILQQLRLPVFVKPAEGGSSIGMSKVKTAEELPAAIEKAFKEDSQVLIEEFIKGRELTIGLYRANGNITVLPITEVVSSKEFFDYEAKYTPGVSNEITPAPVADDITKLVQQTAAALYDKLNCKGIVRIDFIYEEASSKLYFLEVNTMPGQSENSLVPQQVRAAGKTLQEFYGVLLEECMK, encoded by the coding sequence ATGAAGAAGAATATAGCTTTGGTAGCCGGCGGATATTCCGGAGAATATGTGATATCCGTACAAAGTGCTGTAACCATTGAGAAAAACCTGGATAGCAGCAAATATGCAGTTTACAAGATCATTATAACAAAGGAAGGCTGGCATTATACCGGAGCTGATGGCAGCGTACAGGAAATCGATAAGAATGATTTTTCCCTGACGCTCGCCGGCAAAAAGATAAAATTTGATGCCGTATTCATCGGCATCCATGGCACACCCGGTGAAGATGGCCGTTTACAGGGTTATTTCGAAATGCTGGACATTCCTTTCACCAGTTGCGGCATGGTTACCTCCGCCTTAACCTTTAATAAAAGCTATTGCAACAAGGTAGTAACGGCCTTCGGGAATGTAAATGTGTCAAAATCAGTACATGTGTTCCGGGAGCAGTCGCACGATACGGCACAGATTCTGCAACAACTGCGTTTGCCGGTATTTGTTAAGCCGGCGGAAGGCGGCAGCAGCATCGGCATGTCAAAGGTGAAAACAGCAGAAGAACTACCGGCTGCCATCGAAAAAGCCTTTAAAGAAGACAGCCAGGTGCTGATAGAAGAGTTTATTAAAGGACGGGAACTCACCATCGGCCTGTATCGTGCCAACGGTAATATTACCGTACTGCCTATTACAGAAGTGGTGAGTAGTAAAGAGTTTTTTGACTACGAAGCTAAATATACACCCGGTGTATCCAACGAAATAACGCCGGCCCCGGTAGCTGATGATATTACCAAGCTGGTACAGCAAACAGCTGCAGCATTATATGATAAACTAAACTGCAAGGGTATTGTGCGGATAGATTTTATTTATGAAGAAGCCAGCAGCAAATTATATTTCCTGGAAGTAAATACAATGCCGGGGCAGTCAGAGAACAGCCTCGTGCCGCAACAGGTAAGAGCTGCCGGGAAAACGTTGCAGGAATTTTATGGTGTTCTGCTGGAAGAATGCATGAAGTAA
- a CDS encoding alpha/beta hydrolase-fold protein, with protein sequence MKIFHQRLFSRFILREVTMDVYHPGISQLPLLLVNDGQDLPEMLEQGMPAVFIVAIHAGPKRRLEYGTAAEADYLGQGNRAADYTRFIMEELLPFLEKEYSNVTFTRRAFAGFSLGGLSALDIVWQHPGIFSMAGVLSGALWWRSHELNEDYNDHDHRIMHRLIREGDYHPGLQFFFQCGTADETDDRNNNGIIDSIDDTQDLMQELQQKGYRMDTDIHYLEIAGGRHDTATWKTAFNTFLRLSYFS encoded by the coding sequence ATGAAGATCTTCCATCAACGTTTGTTTTCCAGGTTTATCCTGCGGGAAGTGACTATGGACGTGTATCACCCTGGAATAAGCCAGTTACCGCTGCTATTGGTGAATGACGGGCAGGACCTGCCTGAAATGCTGGAACAGGGGATGCCTGCTGTGTTTATCGTGGCTATCCACGCGGGTCCCAAGCGGCGTCTGGAGTATGGCACCGCTGCGGAGGCGGATTACCTGGGGCAGGGCAACAGGGCTGCGGATTACACCCGTTTTATTATGGAGGAGCTGCTGCCTTTCCTGGAAAAGGAATACAGTAATGTAACCTTTACCCGGCGTGCCTTTGCGGGCTTTTCGCTCGGTGGGTTGTCTGCACTTGATATTGTATGGCAGCATCCCGGTATTTTTAGTATGGCCGGTGTACTTTCCGGTGCATTGTGGTGGCGTAGCCATGAGCTGAATGAAGATTACAACGATCATGACCACCGGATCATGCATCGCCTGATCCGCGAAGGGGATTATCATCCAGGGTTGCAGTTCTTTTTTCAATGTGGTACCGCCGACGAAACGGATGACCGCAACAACAACGGCATTATCGACAGTATTGACGATACGCAGGACCTGATGCAGGAGCTGCAACAGAAAGGGTACCGCATGGATACGGATATTCATTACCTGGAAATAGCAGGTGGTCGTCATGATACTGCTACCTGGAAAACAGCTTTCAATACCTTTTTGCGGTTATCTTATTTTAGTTAA
- a CDS encoding alpha/beta hydrolase-fold protein encodes MTENYYKWHSPNLGKEFEMLVFGDSGFPLLLFPTSMGRYYESKDRGLIDAISWFIEEGRVKVYCPDSIDASSWYNKSIAPQYRAYNHTCYDKLLLEEILPRMEAETGMNRIVATGCSFGGFHAANFAFRHPEKVSYLFSLSGIFDIKPRMDGYYDDNVYFNNPADFMTDNQQADLWRMGIVLGVADTDVTRPQNEQMSGILAAKNITHWLDVRPHTLHDWPVWREMLPHYLSLIK; translated from the coding sequence TTGACAGAAAACTATTACAAATGGCATTCGCCCAATCTGGGAAAGGAATTCGAGATGCTGGTGTTCGGTGACAGCGGGTTTCCATTACTCCTCTTCCCTACCTCCATGGGTCGCTACTATGAAAGTAAAGACCGTGGCCTGATAGATGCTATCAGCTGGTTTATTGAGGAAGGCCGCGTGAAAGTATATTGCCCCGATAGTATTGATGCCAGCAGCTGGTACAACAAAAGTATTGCCCCGCAATACAGAGCGTATAACCATACCTGTTATGACAAACTCCTGCTGGAAGAAATTCTTCCCCGTATGGAAGCAGAAACCGGTATGAACCGCATCGTGGCCACCGGATGTAGTTTCGGCGGTTTCCATGCAGCCAATTTTGCTTTCCGTCATCCGGAAAAAGTATCGTACCTGTTTAGTCTCAGCGGTATTTTCGACATCAAACCACGGATGGACGGCTATTACGACGATAACGTATATTTCAATAATCCGGCAGACTTTATGACGGATAATCAACAGGCAGACCTATGGCGGATGGGCATCGTATTAGGCGTAGCAGATACCGATGTAACCCGCCCGCAAAATGAGCAGATGTCGGGTATCCTGGCAGCAAAAAACATCACCCACTGGCTGGACGTACGTCCGCATACCCTGCACGACTGGCCCGTATGGCGCGAAATGCTGCCGCATTATCTATCACTCATCAAGTAA